The genomic segment CTAATTGAGGGTTGAAATGGACTGGTATCTGAAAGCGCTAAAGAATTACATTGGTTTTGGCGGCCGGGCACGGCGGAAAGAGTACTGGATGTTCGTGCTGGTCAATATCATTCTTACTTTTGTGCTGGGCATACTCGACAAGCTGCTGGGCTGGCAGCGCGCCGGCGGTGAGGGCGTGTTGACCACGCTTTACGGGATCCTGATTTTTTTACCGTGGTGGGCGCTCCAGTTCCGTCGGCTGCATGATACTGACCGTTCGGCATGGTGGCTGCTACTGCTGCTTATCCCGCTGGTCGGCTGGCTGGTAATCCTGGTTTTCAACTGCCAGGACGGGACGAAAGGCAATAACCGTTTCGGACCTGATCCAAAACGTACTGTCGAGTAGTTACCAGGCTCCTTCTGATGAAGGAGCCTTCTTATTTTTATCTGACCGTCTTTCAAGCAATGCTATCATGAACCCCCATTAGCGGGATCCTGCTGCCAGTCATATTACCTGACGGCCCATAAATAATTTCGGGATCTCACGCAGGCACCACGCCTTCGCTTCTCCCATACTGTCGCGTCGCCAGGCCATAATAATATCAATTTCGCTGGTATATTCAGGACTGACCACGCGCAAGCGACCTTCAGCAATATCGTTTTCTACCAGCGCATACGGCATCGTGGCAACACCCAGCCCCGCCAGTAAGGCCTGCCGCTTATCTTCAATAGAACTCACGGTCAGACGCGGCTGCTTATCAAGAAGCTGTACCGTCAGTACCGGCCGCTCACGGGCGGTATCCGCAACCGCAATGCCGCGATATTTCACCCGCGTTACTTCTGATAACGGTTCCGCTTCACTGTGGATCGGGTGATCCGGTGCGGCAACATAGACATTGAGCACCTTATAGAGTTTGCGTGAGTTAATTTCAGATGAGGAGCGGAAATGCATATCCGGCGCAATCACAATATCGGCGCGCCCCTGTTCAAGACGTTCCCATGCGCCAGCCAGCACTTCGGTAATAATAGAGAGCTGGGTAGTGGATTTTGTCGCCAGCTTATCTACCAGCGGGAAGATGTCGCGCGTGGGGACCAGCGCCTCAGTGACCAGCGTCAGATGCGTTTCCCAGCCGCGTGCCAGCGCTTCGGCATCGGTTGTTAGCTTATCGGCGGCTTCCAGCAGAACGCGGCCGCGTTCAAGCAACATTCGCCCCACGTTGGTAAATTTGGTACGGTGGCCGGAGCGGTCGAACAGGATCACATCCAGTTCTTCCTCCAGTTTTTGCATGGTATAGCTCAGGGCCGAGGGAACACGCCCCAGTTCATCGGCGGCGGCGGCAAAGCTCCCGCGGCGGTCGATGGCATCCATGACGCGCAGGGCTTCCAGGGTTAATGCTCTATCTTTGGCCATTTCGCTCTCGTTCAGGAAATTTGAACATACCGGGCAGAATATCTGGCTTACATTGAAGCGTCCATCGCTTTAACATTGTTTCAGTGTAAAAAGAGGTCAAGAATTATGATTACTACCCGAACCGCTAAACAGTGTGGGCAAGCAGATTTCGGATGGCTACAGGCTCGCTACACGTTTTCTTTTGGACACTACTTCGACCCAAAACTGCTGGGCTACGCATCCCTGCGCGTCCTGAACCAGGAAGTGCTGGCCCCTGGCGCCTCCTTTCAGCCGCGTACCTATCCAAAAGTCGATATTCTGAATCTGATCCTGGAGGGCACGGCTGAATACCGCGACAGTGAAGGCAACCATATTCAGGCGAAAACGGGCGAAGCACTGCTGATCGCCACCCAACCCGGTGTGAGTTACAGCGAGCATAATCTGAGTAAGGATGCCTCACTCACCCGAATGCAACTTTGGCTGGACGCCTGTCCGGAGCGCGAAAACCCGCCGCTGCAAAAGATAGTGATTACCGATACGGCTCAGCAATTACTGGCCTCCCCGGAAGGAAGCAATAACAGTCTGCAACTGCGCCAGCAGGTATGGATACATCATATCGAATTGCAGAAAGGTGAGCAGACCAGCGTCCAGATCCACGGCCCTCGCGCCTATTTACAATCTATTCATGGCACGATCGCTGCGCAGACGAATCAACAGGATAAACAGGTTTTGACCTGCGGGGATGGCGCTTTCATTCGCGATGAGGATACTATAACGCTGGTTGCCGGTACGCCACTGCGCGCGTTACTGATCGATTTACCGGTATAATTCTCATCAACAATGTGTGTATGTCCATGAGCAAAAAAAAGCTAAAAAAACGATCTGCCGTTAATCATATTCCTACCACACAACCAGCTGTGGTGGCGCCTTCCGCGTTTGGTTATGAAGACATGCTGGCCGAACTGGAAGCTATCGTAACCGATGCCGAAGTCAGGCTGACCGGCGAAGACGTTATTCCGGACAGCACGGCGCTAAGCCAGGCGTTGTAGCTCGCCTTTCAGAGATCTGCGGGCTGGAGTAAGGCACAGCCCACAGATTTCATCATTACAGTGCCTGCGTAAAGGTTCGCGAAATCACATCCTGCTGTTGTTCGCGGGTCAGGGCATTAAATCGCACGGCGTAGCCCGAAACGCGAATGGTTAAGTTTGGATACGCTTCCGGGTGTTCAATGGCCGCCAGTAGCATATCGCGGTTCATCACATTAACATTGAGATGCTGCCCGCCCTCCACATTCGCCTCGTGATGAAAGTAACCGTCCAGCAGACCCACCAGGTTGGTTTTGCGCACGATCTCATCCTTGCCCAGCGCCGCTGGCACAATAGAGAAAGTGTAAGAAATACCATCTTTGGCATAGGTAAACGGCAATTTAGCCACTGAGGTCAATGACGCTACCGCGCCCTTACGATCGCGCCCGTGCATCGGGTTAGCACCTGGCGCAAATGGCGTTCCCCCCCGGCGACCGTCCGGCGTGTTACCGGTTTTTTGCCCGTATACCACGTTAGAGGTGATGGTCAGTATCGACTGCGTAGGCACCGCATTACGATAGGTCGGCAGTACTTTAATTTTTTTCATAAAGCGCTCGACCAGATCGCAGGCAATACTGTCCACGCGCTCATCGTTATTACCATATTGCGGATAGTCACCCTCAATCACAAAATCCACCGCCAGCCCGGTATGGTCGCGCACCGGTTTGACCGTCGCATATTTGATGGCCGACAAAGAATCCGCTGCAACGGATAATCCGGCGATACCGCAAGCCATTGTGCGATAGACATCGCGATCGTGTAGCGCCATTAACGCGGCTTCGTAACTGTATTTATCATGCATAAAGTGGATGATATTCAGCGCGCTGATGTACTGCACCGCCAGCCAGTCCATAAAGTGATCCAGACTTTGCATAACCGTGTCATAGTCCAGAACCTCATCCAGCAGCGGTGCGGTTTTTGGCCCCACCTGAATTTTTAGCTTCTCATCGACACCGCCATTGATCGCGTACAGCAGCGTTTTCGCGAGATTGGCGCGTGCGCCAAAGAACTGCATCTGTTTACCAATGATCATCGGACTTACGCAGCAGGCAATGGCATAGTCATCGCTGTTGAAATCGGTACGCATTAAATCATCGTTTTCATATTGCAGGGACGAGGTGATGATAGACACCTGTGCCGCATATTTCTTGAAAGCAATGGGCAGTCCGTCAGACCAGAGAATGGTCAGGTTCGGCTCCGGGGCGGGTCCCATCGTGTGTAGCGTATGCAAATAACGGAAGGCATTTTTGGTCACCAGCGTGCGACCGTCCAGCCCCATGCCGCCAATGACTTCCGTCGCCCAAATCGGATCGCCGGAAAAGAGCGAGTCGAATTCCGGCGTGCGCAGGAAACGCACCATCCGGATCTTCATAATAAAGTGGTCGATAAGCTCCTGCGCCTGCTGCTCTGTTAACCGCCCGTCGCGCATATCGCGTTCAATATAGATATCGAGGAAGGTTGCAGTACGTCCCAGCGACATAGCACCGCCGTTCTGTGATTTCACCGCTGCCAGATAGGCAAAATAGAGCCACTGTACGGCCTCCTGTGCATTGCTCGCCGGACGGGAAATATCACAGCCGTACTTCGCTGCCATCTCCTGAATTTGCAGCAGCGCCCGGCGATGCTCGGCCAGTTCTTCACGTTGACGAAGCGTGGCGTCGAGATCTTCCCCCCACTCCATTTTCGTTTGTAAATCGGCGAATTGCAGTTCGCGCTCGCGAACCAGGTAGTCAATACCATACAGCGCCACGCGCCGATAGTCGCCGATAATACGTCCGCGCCCGTAACCATCCGGCAGACCGGTGAGAATGCCGGATTTGCGACAGCGCAGCATATCCGGTGAATACACATCAAACACGCCCTGGTTATGCGTTTTACGCAGTGCCGTATACTGGTATTCAAAATCAGCGTCCATTTTCCGTCCGTAGGCGTCGAATGAACTTTTGATCATATTAATACCGCCAAAAGGATGCAGTGCGCGCTTGAGCGGTTTGTCCGTTTGCAGGCCGACAATCTTTTCCAGCGGCCGATCGATATAACCTGCATCATGGGCAACGATCGTCGTGGCGATATTGGTATCAAAATCGACGGGCGCATGGGTCGCATTTTCAATGCGAATGCCCGCCATCACTTTTTCCCATAATGCCGCAGTCGCAGGCGTGGCATCAGCGAGAAATTTTTCATCGCCTTCATAAGGCGTATAGTTTTGCTGAATAAAATCACGGACGTTAATTTCGCTTTTCCAGTCAGCGCCGTGAAAATTTCGCCATGCATGGGTATAATGCACATTGCGAGTATCAATATTAACCTTCATTAAACGGCTCTCTCTACAGAATAATTAATTAAGCGCAATCTACTGCGGCACCAATATCAGCCAGTTGTAACGCATCCTGTGCAATCATTTTTTCTTCATTAGTGGGAATAACTGCGCACAGGACGCGCGATGTCTCAAGCGAAATAATACGCTCGCCCACAGTGTTGGGGATCATATTTTTATCGTGGTCCAGCTCAGCATTAAATACACTTAAATGCTCTATCACCAGACGACGAATAAGCGCTGAGTTTTCACCGATACCGCCGGTAAAAATAATGCCATCGAGCTTTTTAAGGGCGGCGGCGTGTCCGGCAATATGGCGAGCAATACGGTGGACAAATGCCTTAATCGCCAGCTGCGCCCGATCGTTTCCTTGATGCCAGGCTTTTTCCAGAACACGTAAATCTGCCGAGATACCGGACATTCCCAGCAGTCCGGACTCACTATTAACCACCCGTTCAAGATCACTGAGGGTTTGTCCGGTTTGCCCGGCGATCCACGCCATCGCGCCAAAATCGACATCGCCACAGCGGGTGCCCATGATCAGGCCTTCCAGCGGCGTCATGCCCATGGACGTATCGACGCTTATCCCGTTGCGGACCGCACAAATGGAGGCACCATTACCTAAGTGAGCAATCACTAACCCCGAGTTTTGCGAATCAAGATCCAACAAGGTGTGTGCCTGTAGAGCCACATAACGATGTGACGTACCGTGAAAACCATAGCGCCGCACGCCAAGCTGTTCGTAATACTTCCATGGCAGGCCATAGAGATAGGCTTCAGGTGGTAACGTCTGATGGAAACTGGTATCAAAGACCGCCACCTGCGGTATTCCGGGAAACAATACCTGCGCCGCCATCACGCCGCTTAAATTGGCATAATTATGTAACGGGGCCAGAGATGATACCTGACGAATACGCTCAATGACCTCATCGTTAATAACAACCGAATGTTTAAATACGTCGCCACCGTGAGCGATGCGGTGGCCGACTAACGCCACACTGGTCATTAAATTACGTGTAGCCAGTTCACTGGAAATTGCCTCCAGCGCCCCGTCACAGGTATTATGCGCAAGTTTTTTTGCTTCACCGCCATTCACCGCCAGAAAAGCCCGTTCCGTATTAATACCATCCGCGATACCGGTCAGTAATACTTCACAGGTCGCAGCATCCAGAACAGAAAACTTAACCGATGATGATCCACAGTTAATTACCAGCACTATCGGAAATTCATTCATTGCAGACTCCATTCATTCTGCATCAGTGAATTAAAAAAGTTTATAAACAATATTCAGGATAGTCAGCAGGCCGATTGCGGTAACAAAAACGTTATCCAGTCTGCCTTTATATTTAGCCAGTGCCGGAACTTTACGAATGGCATACATCGGCAGTAAACAAAGCAGTGCGGCAATGATCGGTGCGCCCATCGCTTCAATCAGGTCGAGAATATTCGGGTTGGCATAGGCAACGACCCAGGTTGATCCCATGATAAAGACCATACTCATCAGGTTCAGCTTGCCAACAGAAACTTTGGTTTTGTCACCCTTATAACCAAATTTCAGTATCAGACCGTTTAACCCTTCCAGCGTGCCCAGGTAATGACCAAAGAATGATTTGAAAATGGCGACCAGCGCGATAATCGACGCGCCATATTCCAGCACAGTTGCAAACGTCGATTTAGTACCGGACATGGAGGCGAAGTGGTTCGCCAGATAGGAAAGTACCGGAATATTCTGCGCTTTGGCGTCGGCCATGTTTTGCGGAGAGAGTGCAAACAGGCAGCTAAAGGCAAAAAACATGACGACGGCCACCATCAACATACTGCCACGCGAGATGATCTTTGAGCATTTACGCTCGGTAAAGTCCCGGCCAAATTCCTGCTCATACTCTTCACGTTTCGATACCACAAAGGATGAGACGATCGGCGAGAAGTTAAAGGAGAACACCATGATCGAGATGCCCAGCCAGACCGTAACCAGAATGCCATCATGACCGACAAGTGATATATCGCTAAGATTAACCTGCTCGATCACCGCTGAATTCCAGTAAGGGATTAGCGACAGGGAGATAAGGACCAGACTGGCAATGAACGGGAAAACCAGAAAGCTCATGACTTTGACCATGAGATCTTTGCCGAAATAGATCACAAAGGCCATCAGCAGTAGCAGGAACAGCGCAACAACGCCTCGATTCAGAGGCATCATTTGCAGCTGGTTTTCCCAGAAGGTCATAAACGTATTGGTAATGGTCACGCCGTAGATCCACAGCAGCGGGCAGATCGCAAAGAAATACAGAAAGGTAATCACTACCCCGCCGGTTTTACCAAAGTGCTCTTCTACCGTCTCGGTAATATTGCCTGAAGGATTACTCCCTGACAGGCAGAGTCTGGCGAGTGCCCGGTGGCAAAAGAAAGCGATGGGATAAGCCAGGACCAGCATGATCAGGATCGGGATTAATCCACCAAAACCGGCGCGAATCGGAAAAAACAGCACGCCGGCACCGATGGCCGTTCCGAATAATCCAAGGGTCCACGTGGTATCGGATTTGCGCCATGATGACGAGGTTGTCTGGCCCGTAACAAGACTATCTGTAGTGCTCATGTTATATCCTCAGCAAAAGTAATTAGGCATCAGCTAAACCGGTAATTTGTGAAACGCGTGACAGATCGATATTGCCGCCAGAAATAATACTGACCGTTTTTCTGTTCTGAATATAGCCGTCAAGTTTACCACTCAATAATGCAGCACAGGCCAGCGCACCTGCGCCTTCAGTAATGACTTTATTACGCTGAATAAGCGCAACCATACTTTTACGAATTTCATCTTCACTAACTAAAACAATATCATCAACCAGTTCACGGACTATTTCATAAGTAATCGAGCCTGGACGAGAAACATCGCAACCGTCTGCCAGCGTTCCACTGGTGCGGTGTGAGCTTATTTGTCCTGCATAATAAGATGCCGCCATGCCGTGAACGTTTTCAGACTGAACGCCAATGATTTTAATTGTTGGATTAATTGATTTAATCGCAATAGCGATCCCGGCAATTAAGCCGCCACCGCCGACCGGAACAATAACGTTATCGACGTCATACAGGTCTTCCATAATTTCAAGACCAATGGTTCCCTGGCCTGCAATGACTTTAGGGTCGTCATAAGGCGGAATAAATATTCTTCCTTCAAGCTCGACGATTTCGCTAACTTTGGCGATGGTATCGTTGAAGTTGTCACCGTGCAGGACGACCTCTGCCGAGTAGTCGCATGTTGCCGCAACTTTTGACTTTGGTGCGCCTTTTGGCATCACCACTTTACCGTCAATGCCGAGCATCGCACATGACAGTGAAACGCCCTGCGCATGGTTGCCCGCCGAGCAAGCAACAACGCCTTTGCGCTTTTCTTCATCAGTCAATGAACTGAGCTTGTTAAAAGCGCCGCGAATTTTGAAGGAGCCGGTGCGCTGCATATTTTCAAACTTTAAAAAAATCTCACCTTTACAGCATTCGCTAAAATAGTTGGACCGTGGCATGCCCGTTTTATAAATTTTTCCGGCAAGTCTCTTTTTAGCATCGAGAACGTCGTCGATAGAAACAGGAAGTTCGTAAGTAATATGCATAATGCCCTCTTATAATAAATTCAGGTGTAATATGGCCGTTAATCTGATTAACCAGATATAAAATAAATAGTTATCGCTATAAACATGACCGTCTGCTGATCGGTTTTTATCATCGACAGTAATTAAACGATGACTGTTCCTTCGCTAATTCAACAAGAAAAGAAGCTGATTTTTTCATGGTATAGTTTTTAGACCAGACAGCCGCGTAACGTGCAACCGGAAGCGTATCTTTAATAGCCAGCGTTATAAATTGATCTGAGCCGAAAGGAGCGATCATATCGCAAGGAATAACTGTCAGAAAACCGGCATTCAATACAAGATTATAAATGGTGACAACGGAATCTGTTTTTATAATATGCTCGTTATCAATGCCATTATTTTTTAAGAGGGTAAGAAGTTCGCTGTAGTATCCCATTTCGGTGTGCGGTAATATCCAGCGCTCATTTTTTAATGACCCCAGCGTTGCAGGGCCGCTGCACGTTCGTGATTTACTGGCCACCAGCCGGAATTCTGATTCAAAAAGCGGCTCGACATGCAGGTCCTGCAGTTTCATCTCATCACTCAATGTGCCAATGGCAAAATCCAGTCGTCCGTCACGTAGGGCTGGCAAAAATGAGCAGAGCTGCGCTTCGTACATACAGACCTGCGCTTTAGGAAACACGTTCTGAAATTTCTGGATCATGCTGGACATGATGGTAAAACCAATCAGCGACGGAAAACCGAACGAGACATCGGCCACGCCGTTACTGCTCATGTTGTTCATCTCGCTGACCATGTTTTTCATTTCTCTGGTTATCGACTCAGAGTAAGAAAGAACGACCTGCCCGGCACTGGTCAGCGTAACGCCGGTGTTTTTTCGCACGATTAATTCGATACCGAAATAAGATTCTATATCATTAATAATTTTACTTACTGCCGGTTGAGTTAATCCTAACTGTTTTGCCGCAGAACCGATTGATCCACTGCGAATGACCTCCTGAAATACGACGAGGTGCTGGGTCTTCGGCAAGGTGAAATTTTCCATAATCCTTAACTCATCTCGTTAAATCGTGCGGCCAAGTGTACGAAATTAAGTTGCTAGCGGTATGTGCTGTTACTCACAAAATAGTATTACATTACTTATTCTAATGTATTAAATCATCATTAAAACGAATAAAAACAATAATTTAAAAATATAAATTTTGTATTTTTGATGATTTCAATCAATAAAAAAAGCTAAGATGAATTTATTTTATGGGGATAACTACGTTATGTTACAGTGTACTAGAAATGCCTTATTAATTCTATTTAGACTAATTAACAACCAGTACCTAAGAAATCTATAAAATAAAGTTTAGATAATTAATAAATTATTAATTAGAGCAAATTAATCTGTGATACATCACATCTTTCAATATATTACCACTAAAATCAGCAATAACATTAACCATATTTATTAATCATAAATTAACAAATATTATACATTATTATGCTGAAGAATACTGGAAGGTGCTGCGCGTATCTCGTGCGGCCCACGAACGCAGGCGCAAAAAGCAAAACGCCCGCTGGAAAACCAGCGGGCGTTGTACGTAATGGTTGAAGCTGACCGATAAGCCGGGTTCTGTCGTGGACAGTCATTCATCTAGGCCAGCAATCGCTCACTGGCTCAAGCAGCCTACCCGGGTTCAGTACGGGCCGTACCTTATGAACCCCTATTTGGCCTTGCTCCGGGTGGAGTTTACCGTGCCGCGAACTGTTACCAGCCGCGCGGTGCGCTCTTACCGCACCCTTTCACCCTTACCTGATCCCACTTGCGTGGGCCATCGGCGGTTTGCTCTCTGTTGCACTGGTCGTGGGTTACCCCCCCAGGCGTTACCTGGCACCCTGCCCTATGGAGCCCGGACTTTCCTCCCCTCCGCCCGTCTCCCCCGAAGGAGGACGACGACGAAGCGGCGACTGTCTGGTCAGCTTCGGCGCGAAGTATAAAGTGTTTCTACTTCGCTGTCACCTTTCGGTCAACATTCCCACCTGTAGCGTCGCGGCAATGTTACGAGAAGCGCGATAAATATTATCAAATGCCCCCCTGAAGGCCTCTTCCAGCGTGCTGATACTGGTCAGGACGCTAAAGACAGCATCAATGCCATACTGGTGTACAACACCCACATCATTGGTCAAACTACCAGCAATACCGATCACCGGTTTATGGTATTTTTTCGCGACCTGCGCCACGCCCACCGGAACTTTGCCGTTAATACTCTGGCTATCGATTCGGCCTTCGCCGGTCACGACCCATGTACAATCGTGAATATGCTCTTCAAGGTTAAGTGCCTGGGTCACAATCTCAATGCCGCTACGCAGCTCTGCACCGAGGAACGCCATTAGTGCCGCACCCATACCGCCCGCAGCGCCTGCGCCGGGAACGTTCTTAACGTCAATATCGAGGGATTTTTTAATCATGTCTGCATAATGATCGAGATTACGATCCAGCTCGACAATTAATGCTTCCGTCGCCCCTTTTTGCGGCCCAAATATGCGCGAAGCACCTTTGTCACCGGTCAGAGGATTTGTCACATCACACGCCACGCGGATCGTACATTCGCGCAAGCGCGGATCTAACGCAGTAATATCAATGGCGTTGAGGTTGATTAAACTGCCGCCACCGTTGCCTATTTCAGAACCGTTAGCGTCACACAGTTTTGCGCCCAGCGCCTGGACCATACCGGCACCGCCATCATTGGTGGCACTGCCGCCAATGCCGATGATAATATTTCTTGCACCCTGTTCCAGAGCCTGCAAAATCAGTTCGCCAGTTCCCCGGGAGGTCGTGATTAAAGGATTACGCTGTGCGGGAGGGACCAATGCCAGTCCACTGGCAGCGGCCATTTCAATAAAGGCGGTCTTTCCGTCACCGGAAATGCCCCAGCAGGCATCAACAGGTTCGCCGAGGGGGCCGGTGACCCGAGCGGTATATTCTGTGCCCTGCGTTGCGGCAATCATCGCTTCAACCGTCCCTTCCCCCCCATCAGCGACCGGAACAGAGACATATTGCGCATCAGGAAAGATTTCCCGAAATCCTTTTTCTATCGCCTGAGCTACCTCGCTGGCAGAAAGGCTTTCTTTATAAGAGTCTGGGGCGATTACGATTTTCATAGTGAGTAGCCTGTTACCACGCAATACCGGGAAAGCCTGACCTTCCCGGCCCACAAAGGCGTATTGCTGTAGGCCCGATAACCAACGTTATCGGGCAATACGTTGTTAGCGAGAGACTTCTACTTTCGCCAGTTTTTCGTAGTAGCATGCGATAGCGCTATGATCATCATTACCATGACCGTCAGCACGCAGCGCCTGCATCATTTCCATAACTGCTGCGGTTAGCGGCAGCTGTGCACCAACGCCATGCGAGGTATCCAGCGCATTCGCCAGATCTTTGATATGCAGATCGATACGGAAGCCCGGTTTGAAGTTACGATCCATAACCATTGGCGCTTTCGCATCCAGTACGGTGCTGCCTGCAAGGCCGCCACGGATGGCCTGATAGACCAGATCCGGATTAACGCCTGCCTTGGTTGCCAGCGTCAGCGCTTCGGACATTGCCGCAATATTCAGCGCCACGATGACCTGGTTTGCCAGCTTGGTCACGTTACCTGCGCCGATATCTCCGGTATGAACCACTGAACCGGCCATTGCTTTCATCAGATCGTAATATTTATCAAAAATCGCTTTATCACCGCCAACCATGACAGACAGGGTGCCATCAACCGCTTTCGGCTCGCCGCCGCTCACCGGTGCATCCAGCATATCAATGCCTTTTGCTTTTAACGCT from the Klebsiella sp. RIT-PI-d genome contains:
- the garR gene encoding 2-hydroxy-3-oxopropionate reductase; its protein translation is MTIKVGFIGLGIMGKPMSKNLIKAGYSLVVSDRNPDAVAEVVAAGAETATTAKAIAEQCDVIITMLPNSPHVKDVALGEGGIIEGAKAGTVVIDMSSIAPLASREISEALKAKGIDMLDAPVSGGEPKAVDGTLSVMVGGDKAIFDKYYDLMKAMAGSVVHTGDIGAGNVTKLANQVIVALNIAAMSEALTLATKAGVNPDLVYQAIRGGLAGSTVLDAKAPMVMDRNFKPGFRIDLHIKDLANALDTSHGVGAQLPLTAAVMEMMQALRADGHGNDDHSAIACYYEKLAKVEVSR